One Buteo buteo chromosome 4, bButBut1.hap1.1, whole genome shotgun sequence DNA segment encodes these proteins:
- the OPN1SW gene encoding short-wave-sensitive opsin 1 isoform X1 encodes MSGDEEFYLFKNGSSVGPWDGPQYHIAPPWAFYLQTAFMGFVFLVGTPLNAIVLVVTVKYKKLRQPLNYILVNISFSGFISCIFSVFTVFVSSSQGYFVFGKHMCALEGFVGATGGLVTGWSLAFLAFERYIVICKPFGNFRFSSKHALMVVVATWVIGVGVAIPPFFGWSRYVPEGLQCSCGPDWYTVGTKYKSEYYTWFLFIFCFIVPLSLIIFSYSQLLSALRAVAAQQQESATTQKAEREVSRMVVVMVGSFCLCYVPYAALAMYMVNNRNHGLDLRLVTIPAFFSKSACVYNPIIYCFMNKQFRACIMETVCGKPMTDDSDISSSAQRTEVSSVSSSQVSPS; translated from the exons ATGTCGGGTGACGAAGAGTTTTACCTCTTCAAGAACGGGTCCTCGGTGGGACCTTGGGACGGTCCCCAATACCACATCGCTCCGCCGTGGGCGTTCTACCTGCAGACCGCCTTCATGGGCTTCGTCTTCTTGGTGGGCACCCCCCTCAACGCCATCGTCCTGGTCGTCACCGTCAAGTACAAGAAGCTGAGGCAACCCCTCAACTACATCTTGGTGAACATCTCCTTCAGCGGCTTCATCTCCTGCATCTTCAGCGTCTTCACCGTCTTCGTCTCCAGCTCCCAGGGCTACTTCGTCTTCGGCAAGCACATGTGTGCCTTGGAGGGCTTCGTGGGGGCCACCGGAG ggctggtgACGGGGTGGTCCTTGGCCTTCCTGGCTTTCGAGCGCTACATCGTCATCTGCAAACCCTTCGGCAACTTCCGCTTCAGCTCCAAGCACGCCctgatggtggtggtggccaCCTGGGTCATCGGCGTCGGCGTCGCCATCCCCCCGTTCTTCGGGTGgagcag GTACGTGCCCGAGGGGCTGCAGTGCTCCTGCGGCCCCGACTGGTACACGGTGGGCACCAAGTACAAGAGCGAGTACTACACCTGGTTCCTCTTCATCTTCTGCTTCATCGTGCCCCTCTCCCTCATCATCTTCTCCTACTCCCAGCTGCTCAGCGCCCTGCGGGCC GTGGCCGCGCAGCAGCAGGAGTCGGCCACGACGCAGAAGGCGGAGCGGGAGGTGTCCCgcatggtggtggtgatggtgggcTCCTTCTGCCTCTGCTACGTGCCCTACGCGGCCCTGGCCATGTACATGGTGAACAACCGGAACCACGGCCTCGACCTGCGCCTGGTCACCATCCCTGCCTTCTTCTCCAAGAGCGCCTGCGTCTACAACCCCATCATTTACTGCTTCATGAACAAACAG TTCCGCGCCTGCATCATGGAGACGGTCTGCGGGAAGCCCATGACGGACGACTCGGACATCTCCAGCTCGGCCCAGAGGACGGAGGTCTCGTCTGTCTCTTCCAGCCAGGTCAGCCCCAGCTGA
- the OPN1SW gene encoding short-wave-sensitive opsin 1 isoform X2, which yields MGFVFLVGTPLNAIVLVVTVKYKKLRQPLNYILVNISFSGFISCIFSVFTVFVSSSQGYFVFGKHMCALEGFVGATGGLVTGWSLAFLAFERYIVICKPFGNFRFSSKHALMVVVATWVIGVGVAIPPFFGWSRYVPEGLQCSCGPDWYTVGTKYKSEYYTWFLFIFCFIVPLSLIIFSYSQLLSALRAVAAQQQESATTQKAEREVSRMVVVMVGSFCLCYVPYAALAMYMVNNRNHGLDLRLVTIPAFFSKSACVYNPIIYCFMNKQFRACIMETVCGKPMTDDSDISSSAQRTEVSSVSSSQVSPS from the exons ATGGGCTTCGTCTTCTTGGTGGGCACCCCCCTCAACGCCATCGTCCTGGTCGTCACCGTCAAGTACAAGAAGCTGAGGCAACCCCTCAACTACATCTTGGTGAACATCTCCTTCAGCGGCTTCATCTCCTGCATCTTCAGCGTCTTCACCGTCTTCGTCTCCAGCTCCCAGGGCTACTTCGTCTTCGGCAAGCACATGTGTGCCTTGGAGGGCTTCGTGGGGGCCACCGGAG ggctggtgACGGGGTGGTCCTTGGCCTTCCTGGCTTTCGAGCGCTACATCGTCATCTGCAAACCCTTCGGCAACTTCCGCTTCAGCTCCAAGCACGCCctgatggtggtggtggccaCCTGGGTCATCGGCGTCGGCGTCGCCATCCCCCCGTTCTTCGGGTGgagcag GTACGTGCCCGAGGGGCTGCAGTGCTCCTGCGGCCCCGACTGGTACACGGTGGGCACCAAGTACAAGAGCGAGTACTACACCTGGTTCCTCTTCATCTTCTGCTTCATCGTGCCCCTCTCCCTCATCATCTTCTCCTACTCCCAGCTGCTCAGCGCCCTGCGGGCC GTGGCCGCGCAGCAGCAGGAGTCGGCCACGACGCAGAAGGCGGAGCGGGAGGTGTCCCgcatggtggtggtgatggtgggcTCCTTCTGCCTCTGCTACGTGCCCTACGCGGCCCTGGCCATGTACATGGTGAACAACCGGAACCACGGCCTCGACCTGCGCCTGGTCACCATCCCTGCCTTCTTCTCCAAGAGCGCCTGCGTCTACAACCCCATCATTTACTGCTTCATGAACAAACAG TTCCGCGCCTGCATCATGGAGACGGTCTGCGGGAAGCCCATGACGGACGACTCGGACATCTCCAGCTCGGCCCAGAGGACGGAGGTCTCGTCTGTCTCTTCCAGCCAGGTCAGCCCCAGCTGA
- the CALU gene encoding calumenin isoform X3: MGGHHPRVGSDIDVSFLSLSYEGVLCLAGLGRANKPRLGLCIPSPGPGFPLLIKIVSKIDEDKDGFVTVEELKDWIKFAQKRWIYEDVERQWKGHDLNEDGLISWEEYKNATYGYILDDPDPDDGFNYKQMMVRDERRFKMADKDGDLTATKEEFTAFLHPEEYDYMKDIVVQETMEDIDKNGDGYIDLEEYIGDMYSHDGDADEPEWVKTEREQFVEFRDKNRDGKMDKEETKDWILPSDYDHAEAEARHLVYESDQNKDGKLTKEEIVEKYDLFVGSQATDFGEALVRHDEF, translated from the exons ATGGGTGGGCATCATCCTCGGGTGGGATCTGACATCGACGTCAGCTTCTTGTCGCTGTCCTACGAGGGTGTTCTCTGCCTTGCTGGGCTTGGGCGTGCAAACAAGCCAAGGCTCGGTCTTTGTATCCCTTCACCAGGGCCAGGCTTCCCACTTTTAAT AAAGATTGTAAGTAAAATAGATGAAGACAAAGACGGGTTTGTAACTGTGGAAGAGCTGAAAGACTGGATTAAGTTTGCACAAAAGCGCTGGATATACGAGGATGTAGAGCGGCAGTGGAAAGGGCACGACCTCAATGAGGACGGCCTCATTTCTTGGGAGGAATATAAAAATGCCACCTACGGCTACATCTTAG ATGACCCAGACCCTGACGATGGGTTTAATTATAAACAAATGATGGTGCGAGATGAACGACGCTTCAAGATGGCTGACAAGGATGGAGACTTGACTGCCACCAAGGAAGAGTTCACTGCCTTCCTGCACCCTGAAGAGTATGATTACATGAAAGATATAGTCGTGCAG GAAACCATGGAGGACATCGACAAGAACGGGGACGGCTACATTGATCTGGAGGAATACATAG GTGACATGTATAGCCACGACGGGGACGCCGACGAGCCCGAGTGGGTGAAAACAGAGAGGGAGCAATTTGTGGAATTCAGAGACAAGAACCGCGATGGCAAAATGGACAAGGAGGAAACCAAAGATTGGATCCTTCCTTCGGATTACGACCATGCCGAGGCTGAAGCGCGACACCTCGTCTACGAATCCGACCAGAACAAG GACGGCAAGCTGACCAAAGAGGAGATCGTGGAGAAGTACGACTTGTTTGTGGGGAGTCAGGCCACAGACTTCGGGGAGGCCTTGGTGCGACACGATGAATTTTAA